A single region of the Aeromonas hydrophila subsp. hydrophila ATCC 7966 genome encodes:
- a CDS encoding aspartate/glutamate racemase family protein codes for MKCIGLLGGMSWESTVSYYQALNRGVRERLGGLHSARVLLSSVDFAEIERLQHIGDWPATARLLAAEAQAIQAGGADFLLIGTNTMHKVAPEIEAAIDIPLLHIADATARQLQADGIQKVGLLGTRFTMEQDFYKGRLQDKFGLEVLVPGEAQRERVHRIIYDELCLGDIRDASRAEYLAIISALADAGAQAVILGCTEIALLVGEAEAAVPLYDTTAIHAEAAVTLALA; via the coding sequence ATGAAATGTATCGGTCTGCTGGGTGGCATGAGCTGGGAGTCCACCGTCAGCTACTATCAGGCGCTCAACCGGGGCGTGCGCGAGCGGCTCGGTGGCTTGCACTCGGCGCGGGTGCTGCTGAGCAGCGTCGACTTTGCCGAGATAGAGCGGCTGCAGCACATCGGCGACTGGCCCGCCACCGCCCGTCTGCTGGCGGCCGAGGCGCAGGCCATCCAGGCCGGCGGCGCCGACTTTCTGCTGATCGGCACCAACACCATGCACAAGGTGGCGCCCGAGATTGAGGCCGCCATCGACATCCCGCTGCTCCATATTGCCGATGCCACCGCGCGTCAGCTGCAAGCGGACGGGATCCAAAAGGTCGGTCTGCTCGGCACCCGCTTCACCATGGAGCAGGATTTCTACAAGGGGCGCTTGCAGGACAAATTCGGACTGGAGGTGCTGGTGCCCGGCGAGGCGCAGCGGGAGCGGGTACACCGCATCATCTATGACGAGCTGTGCCTCGGCGACATTCGCGACGCATCGCGGGCCGAGTACTTGGCCATCATCAGCGCGCTGGCCGACGCGGGAGCCCAGGCGGTGATCCTCGGCTGCACCGAGATAGCCCTGTTGGTGGGGGAGGCCGAGGCCGCGGTGCCGCTCTACGACACCACTGCCATTCACGCCGAGGCGGCGGTAACCCTGGCGCTGGCTTGA
- a CDS encoding LysE family translocator, with protein MDLNWLLPLAGFALITCGTPGPNNMLLTSAGAAQGFRRSVPLLVGVVGGINLMILATALGLGVMFEQLPLLHDGLKLIGSAYLLWLAWKVATASGPAEGNRPLIPAHQGAMLQLLNPKAWMMALSAISGFTLAGEAYWPSAIWVLGIFFVTGLYTGAFWVLFGAQVRRLIRTTRGWRRFNLGMGVATAACVLMIWI; from the coding sequence ATGGATCTGAACTGGTTGCTTCCCCTGGCGGGCTTTGCCCTGATCACTTGCGGCACGCCGGGCCCCAACAACATGCTGCTCACCAGCGCCGGTGCGGCCCAGGGCTTTCGCCGCAGCGTGCCCCTGCTGGTGGGGGTGGTGGGGGGGATCAACTTGATGATCCTGGCCACGGCGCTGGGGCTGGGGGTGATGTTCGAGCAACTGCCGCTGCTGCACGACGGGCTCAAGCTCATCGGTTCGGCCTACCTGCTCTGGCTGGCCTGGAAGGTGGCGACCGCCAGCGGCCCGGCCGAGGGCAACCGGCCGCTGATCCCGGCCCATCAGGGGGCCATGCTGCAGTTGCTCAACCCCAAGGCGTGGATGATGGCGCTCTCCGCCATCAGCGGCTTCACCCTGGCGGGGGAGGCCTACTGGCCCTCCGCCATCTGGGTGCTCGGCATCTTCTTCGTGACCGGCCTCTATACCGGGGCCTTCTGGGTGCTGTTCGGTGCCCAGGTACGCCGGCTCATTCGCACCACCAGAGGCTGGCGTCGTTTCAATCTCGGCATGGGGGTCGCCACGGCGGCCTGCGTGCTGATGATCTGGATTTAG
- a CDS encoding LysE family translocator: MTIEWYATLFGFALLTCGTPGPNNLMLTASGANFGVRRTLPHLIGVVVGQPVLQLVLALGLYPLFERWPLLKLSLQVLGSLYLLWLAWRIAVAGAPGDPERRSRPLTLLEGLGFQFLNPKAWMMGISAISLFSLPGSAYWPSLWGIMAVFPMAGLPVCFAWVLFGHQLSRWINSDRGWRRLNGSLGALTALCVVMLWY, encoded by the coding sequence ATGACGATCGAATGGTATGCCACCCTGTTTGGCTTTGCGTTGCTCACCTGTGGCACGCCGGGCCCCAACAACCTCATGCTGACCGCCTCCGGCGCCAACTTCGGGGTGCGTCGCACCCTGCCCCATCTGATCGGTGTCGTGGTGGGACAACCCGTCCTGCAACTGGTGCTGGCGCTGGGGCTCTACCCCCTGTTCGAGCGCTGGCCGCTGCTCAAGCTGAGCCTGCAGGTGCTGGGCAGCCTCTATTTGTTGTGGCTGGCATGGCGCATCGCGGTGGCCGGTGCCCCCGGCGATCCGGAACGACGTTCGCGCCCGCTGACCCTGCTGGAGGGGCTGGGCTTCCAGTTTCTCAACCCCAAGGCCTGGATGATGGGGATCTCCGCCATCAGTCTGTTCAGTCTGCCGGGCAGTGCTTACTGGCCGAGTCTGTGGGGCATCATGGCCGTCTTCCCCATGGCGGGATTGCCAGTCTGCTTTGCCTGGGTGCTGTTCGGTCATCAGCTCAGCCGCTGGATCAACTCTGACAGAGGCTGGCGCCGGCTCAACGGCAGCCTGGGGGCGCTGACCGCGCTCTGCGTGGTGATGCTCTGGTACTGA